One Drosophila santomea strain STO CAGO 1482 chromosome X, Prin_Dsan_1.1, whole genome shotgun sequence DNA segment encodes these proteins:
- the LOC120455884 gene encoding pneumococcal serine-rich repeat protein isoform X3, with amino-acid sequence MGSEHYCLRWNNYQSNLLGVFSQLLQDGSLVDVTLVCSEGTSIRAHKVVLSACSSYFQSLFLEHPERHPIVILKDVRFAELQTLVEFMYKGEVNVQYCQLSALLKTAESLKVKGLAEMTNQNTTLREPEREPDRLRPQGGGGGSGGSAHKAADSPAAALDATAATQAATATATATAAAATSTSTSATSAAATAAATSASTTATAAAGSSSSTTTTTAATTTATCATATTSTAATSSSSSVTSAAAAAAAAAASGVAHSEEATSSSTSTGGQKREASDRSSPTPAKRSSRSLHPTDKEDVAEDRDRDREREQEQHQADELLSGELLGRNLKDEEEDDVEEVDELDENDETLLRERDEDEDDEDEEEDTPMPLDLYQRPNVEAKSAAAATAAQQGGSNSLSGSSNTCHTNSTSGSNNNNNNNNSSSNNNNNNTSSGKTSAASNGGTATSGGTADSVVAVDDDDDDDGDHHHQRQVINDRLEQQDVDEEDLDDDVVVVGPATAMARGIAQRLAHHNMQRLQHTHHHAPHHQHTQHHHQQQHHHTPHHQQHHTHSDDEDAMPVIAKSEILDDDYDDEMDLDDDDEADNSSNDLGLNMKMSSGAGGGVDLSTGSTLIPSPLITMPSSSAAAAAAAAAAAMESQRSTPAMSAAQAAGAGASDLSIGGSGGRPASRSSRDGGGNDGGRGGASSSSLLSPGTVANLLPVQSVPLSLKKEIDCSEDDNSSHSRHMQQRSASAGGGLGGDLDYRASHESETSESPHQQQQPPPHAVGVGAGGGSAAAAAAAAAALLHQQQQQQQQQPPHSPPPPPLHMFPCIYCRSAFPNQSKLTRHLLTHSLKTLEYREPATTALLHSHLLGDLNMAAAGLSSPFAFQMNAAAMAATSGSDTQEQVAALAAAFGIDMEAALSLASTGCTFQSLTASCLEASAGAVGGGGGGGGQGAVSRSATSAGNGGGLMLGSGSGGSGSGSGAAAATGGSGCGGGGGTATSGSLSPSTSAAAAAAAAAAQSQSAALLGAASSDPNSVVMCDRPFKCEFCGKAFKLRHHMKDHCRVHTGERPFRCNMCGKTFSRSTILKAHEKTHFPKYVRKFLSPSSPVDTKDELPQ; translated from the exons GTGGTCCTCTCGGCTTGTTCCTCGTACTTCCAGAGCCTGTTCCTGGAGCACCCCGAAAGACATCCAATTGTGATATTGAAGGACGTCCGTTTTGCCGAGCTGCAAACCTTAGTTGAATTCATGTACAAGGGCGAGGTGAACGTGCAATATTGTCAGTTGTCCGCGCTGCTCAAGACAGCCGAATCCCTCAAG GTCAAGGGCCTGGCCGAGATGACGAACCAGAATACGACGCTGCGCGAACCGGAACGGGAACCGGACCGCTTGCGTCCGcagggcggcggcggcggtaGCGGCGGATCCGCTCACAAGGCGGCCGACAGTCCGGCGGCTGCACTCGATGCCACAGCGGCCACACAGGCGGCGACTGCCACGGCAACGGCAACTGCCGCGGCGGCAACATCGACCTCAACCTCAGCAACATCTgcggcagcaacggcagcggcaacatcTGCATCCACAACGGCAACAGCGGCGGCGGGGAGTAGTAGTAGTACAACAACTACaacggcggcaacaacaacagcaacctgtgccacagcaacaacatccacggcagcaacatcctcatcatcctcggtgacatcagcagcagccgcagcagccgcagcagcagcatctggTGTTGCGCACTCAGAGGAGGCGACCTCGTCATCAACGTCCACTGGCGGACAGAAGCGGGAGGCTAGCGATCGCAGCAGTCCCACGCCCGCCAAACGTTCCTCGCGATCGTTGCATCCAACGGACAAGGAGGATGTGGCAGAGGATCGAGATCGGGATCGCGAGCGGGAACAGGAGCAACACCAGGCGGACGAGCTGCTGAGCGGTGAGCTGCTCGGTCGCAACTtaaaggacgaggaggaggacgatgTGGAGGAGGTGGATGAGCTGGATGAGAACGATGAGACGCTGCTGAGGGAGCgcgacgaggacgaggacgacgaggatgaggaggaggacaCGCCCATGCCGCTGGATCTCTATCAAAGACCAAATGTTGAGGCAAAAagcgccgcagcagcaacagcagcgcagcagggcggcagcaacagtctcagcggcagcagcaacacctgCCACACCAACAGcaccagcggcagcaacaacaataataacaacaacaactccagcagcaacaacaacaacaacaatactAGTAGTGGGAAAACCTCAGCGGCCAGCAATGGCGGTACAGCGACATCCGGCGGCACAGCGGACTCCGTGGTTGCGGtggacgacgatgacgacgacgatggtGATCACCACCATCAGCGACAGGTGATTAACGATCGATTGGAGCAGCAGGATGTGGACGAGGAAGATCTGGACGATGATGTCGTCGTGGTGGGCCCTGCCACCGCAATGGCCAGGGGCATTGCCCAGCGGCTGGCCCACCACAATATGCAGCGTCTGCAACACACGCACCACCATGCGCCGCACCACCAGCACACGCAGCACCAtcaccagcaacagcaccaccatACGCCgcaccatcagcagcatcatACGCACTCGGATGACGAGGATGCCATGCCCGTGATTGCCAAGAGCGAGATCCTCGACGATGACTATGACGATGAGATGGATCTggacgatgacgatgaggcGGATAACAGCAGCAACGATTTGGGTCTCAACATGAAGATGAGCAGCGGTGCAGGCGGTGGCGTCGATCTGTCCACCGGCTCCACATTGATACCCTCGCCATTGATCACCATGCCATCCTCAtcggcggcggcagctgcagcagctgcagcagcagccatgGAATCGCAGCGTTCCACGCCGGCCATGTCAGCGGCCCAGGCAGCTGGAGCGGGCGCTTCGGACCTCAGTATTGGTGGCTCCGGCGGTCGACCGGCGTCCAGGAGCTCACgcgacggcggcggcaacGATGGTGGCCGCGGAGGAGCATCCTCCTCCAGTCTGCTGAGCCCGGGAACTGTGGCCAATCTGCTGCCCGTGCAATCGGTGCCATTG AGTCTCAAGAAGGAGATCGATTGCAGCGAGGACGACAACAGCAGTCACAGCAGACACATGCAACAGCGTTCGGCATCAGCTGGCGGCGGCCTGGGCGGCGACCTTGACTACCGCGCCTCCCACGAGTCG GAAACGTCCGAATCGccccaccaacaacaacagccccCACCACACGCTGTGGGCGTTGGGGCGGGCGGTGGCTCAGCGgccgcagcagctgccgcagcagccgccctgctgcatcagcagcaacagcagcagcagcagcagcccccACACAGCCCCCCGCCGCCGCCACTGCACATGTTTCCGTGCATCTACTGCCGCTCGGCCTTCCCCAATCAATCGAAACTCACCCGCCACCTGCTGACGCACTCGCTGAAGACGCTCGAGTACCGCGAACCAGCCACCACGGCACTACTCCATTCGCATCTGCTGGGCGATCTCAATATGGCCGCCGCCGGCCTATCATCGCCATTCGCCTTCCAGATGAACGCCGCCGCCATGGCGGCCACTTCCGGCAGCGATACACAGGAGCAGGTGGCTGCATTGGCCGCCGCCTTTGGCATCGATATGGAGGCGGCCCTCTCATTGGCCAGCACCGGCTGTACGTTCCAAAGTTTGACGGCCAGCTGCCTGGAGGCAAGTGCTGGCGCCgtcggtggcggtggcggtggcggcggacAGGGTGCGGTATCACGCTCGGCGACTTCCGCCGGAAATGGCGGTGGCCTAATGCTCGGCAGCGGCAGTGGCGGTAGTGGCAGTGGCTCGGGGGCTGCAGCGGCAACGGGTGGCAGCGGCtgtggtggcggcggcggtaCCGCCACATCCGGCTCCTTGTCGCCATCCACatccgccgcagcagcagcagcggcggccgCTGCACAATCGCAATCAGCGGCGCTGCTGGGCGCCGCGTCCAGTGATCCGAATAGTGTTGTCATGT GTGATCGACCATTTAAATGTGAGTTTTGTGGCAAAGCGTTTAAGCTGCGCCACCACATGAAAGATCATTGTCGCGTGCACACCG GCGAACGGCCGTTCAGATGTAATATGTGCGGGAAAACTTTCTCGCGCTCAACGATACTCAAGGCGCACGAGAAAACGCATTTTCCCAAGTACGTGCGCAAGTTTTTGTCACCCAGCAGCCCGGTCGATACAAAGGATGAGTTGCCGCAATAG
- the LOC120455884 gene encoding pneumococcal serine-rich repeat protein isoform X2, with translation MGSEHYCLRWNNYQSNLLGVFSQLLQDGSLVDVTLVCSEGTSIRAHKVVLSACSSYFQSLFLEHPERHPIVILKDVRFAELQTLVEFMYKGEVNVQYCQLSALLKTAESLKVKGLAEMTNQNTTLREPEREPDRLRPQGGGGGSGGSAHKAADSPAAALDATAATQAATATATATAAAATSTSTSATSAAATAAATSASTTATAAAGSSSSTTTTTAATTTATCATATTSTAATSSSSSVTSAAAAAAAAAASGVAHSEEATSSSTSTGGQKREASDRSSPTPAKRSSRSLHPTDKEDVAEDRDRDREREQEQHQADELLSGELLGRNLKDEEEDDVEEVDELDENDETLLRERDEDEDDEDEEEDTPMPLDLYQRPNVEAKSAAAATAAQQGGSNSLSGSSNTCHTNSTSGSNNNNNNNNSSSNNNNNNTSSGKTSAASNGGTATSGGTADSVVAVDDDDDDDGDHHHQRQVINDRLEQQDVDEEDLDDDVVVVGPATAMARGIAQRLAHHNMQRLQHTHHHAPHHQHTQHHHQQQHHHTPHHQQHHTHSDDEDAMPVIAKSEILDDDYDDEMDLDDDDEADNSSNDLGLNMKMSSGAGGGVDLSTGSTLIPSPLITMPSSSAAAAAAAAAAAMESQRSTPAMSAAQAAGAGASDLSIGGSGGRPASRSSRDGGGNDGGRGGASSSSLLSPGTVANLLPVQSVPLSLKKEIDCSEDDNSSHSRHMQQRSASAGGGLGGDLDYRASHESETSESPHQQQQPPPHAVGVGAGGGSAAAAAAAAAALLHQQQQQQQQQPPHSPPPPPLHMFPCIYCRSAFPNQSKLTRHLLTHSLKTLEYREPATTALLHSHLLGDLNMAAAGLSSPFAFQMNAAAMAATSGSDTQEQVAALAAAFGIDMEAALSLASTGCTFQSLTASCLEASAGAVGGGGGGGGQGAVSRSATSAGNGGGLMLGSGSGGSGSGSGAAAATGGSGCGGGGGTATSGSLSPSTSAAAAAAAAAAQSQSAALLGAASSDPNSVVMCKFCAKSFPDVTSLITHLSVHTGDRPFKCEFCGKAFKLRHHMKDHCRVHTGERPFRCNMCGKTFSRSTILKAHEKTHFPKYVRKFLSPSSPVDTKDELPQ, from the exons GTGGTCCTCTCGGCTTGTTCCTCGTACTTCCAGAGCCTGTTCCTGGAGCACCCCGAAAGACATCCAATTGTGATATTGAAGGACGTCCGTTTTGCCGAGCTGCAAACCTTAGTTGAATTCATGTACAAGGGCGAGGTGAACGTGCAATATTGTCAGTTGTCCGCGCTGCTCAAGACAGCCGAATCCCTCAAG GTCAAGGGCCTGGCCGAGATGACGAACCAGAATACGACGCTGCGCGAACCGGAACGGGAACCGGACCGCTTGCGTCCGcagggcggcggcggcggtaGCGGCGGATCCGCTCACAAGGCGGCCGACAGTCCGGCGGCTGCACTCGATGCCACAGCGGCCACACAGGCGGCGACTGCCACGGCAACGGCAACTGCCGCGGCGGCAACATCGACCTCAACCTCAGCAACATCTgcggcagcaacggcagcggcaacatcTGCATCCACAACGGCAACAGCGGCGGCGGGGAGTAGTAGTAGTACAACAACTACaacggcggcaacaacaacagcaacctgtgccacagcaacaacatccacggcagcaacatcctcatcatcctcggtgacatcagcagcagccgcagcagccgcagcagcagcatctggTGTTGCGCACTCAGAGGAGGCGACCTCGTCATCAACGTCCACTGGCGGACAGAAGCGGGAGGCTAGCGATCGCAGCAGTCCCACGCCCGCCAAACGTTCCTCGCGATCGTTGCATCCAACGGACAAGGAGGATGTGGCAGAGGATCGAGATCGGGATCGCGAGCGGGAACAGGAGCAACACCAGGCGGACGAGCTGCTGAGCGGTGAGCTGCTCGGTCGCAACTtaaaggacgaggaggaggacgatgTGGAGGAGGTGGATGAGCTGGATGAGAACGATGAGACGCTGCTGAGGGAGCgcgacgaggacgaggacgacgaggatgaggaggaggacaCGCCCATGCCGCTGGATCTCTATCAAAGACCAAATGTTGAGGCAAAAagcgccgcagcagcaacagcagcgcagcagggcggcagcaacagtctcagcggcagcagcaacacctgCCACACCAACAGcaccagcggcagcaacaacaataataacaacaacaactccagcagcaacaacaacaacaacaatactAGTAGTGGGAAAACCTCAGCGGCCAGCAATGGCGGTACAGCGACATCCGGCGGCACAGCGGACTCCGTGGTTGCGGtggacgacgatgacgacgacgatggtGATCACCACCATCAGCGACAGGTGATTAACGATCGATTGGAGCAGCAGGATGTGGACGAGGAAGATCTGGACGATGATGTCGTCGTGGTGGGCCCTGCCACCGCAATGGCCAGGGGCATTGCCCAGCGGCTGGCCCACCACAATATGCAGCGTCTGCAACACACGCACCACCATGCGCCGCACCACCAGCACACGCAGCACCAtcaccagcaacagcaccaccatACGCCgcaccatcagcagcatcatACGCACTCGGATGACGAGGATGCCATGCCCGTGATTGCCAAGAGCGAGATCCTCGACGATGACTATGACGATGAGATGGATCTggacgatgacgatgaggcGGATAACAGCAGCAACGATTTGGGTCTCAACATGAAGATGAGCAGCGGTGCAGGCGGTGGCGTCGATCTGTCCACCGGCTCCACATTGATACCCTCGCCATTGATCACCATGCCATCCTCAtcggcggcggcagctgcagcagctgcagcagcagccatgGAATCGCAGCGTTCCACGCCGGCCATGTCAGCGGCCCAGGCAGCTGGAGCGGGCGCTTCGGACCTCAGTATTGGTGGCTCCGGCGGTCGACCGGCGTCCAGGAGCTCACgcgacggcggcggcaacGATGGTGGCCGCGGAGGAGCATCCTCCTCCAGTCTGCTGAGCCCGGGAACTGTGGCCAATCTGCTGCCCGTGCAATCGGTGCCATTG AGTCTCAAGAAGGAGATCGATTGCAGCGAGGACGACAACAGCAGTCACAGCAGACACATGCAACAGCGTTCGGCATCAGCTGGCGGCGGCCTGGGCGGCGACCTTGACTACCGCGCCTCCCACGAGTCG GAAACGTCCGAATCGccccaccaacaacaacagccccCACCACACGCTGTGGGCGTTGGGGCGGGCGGTGGCTCAGCGgccgcagcagctgccgcagcagccgccctgctgcatcagcagcaacagcagcagcagcagcagcccccACACAGCCCCCCGCCGCCGCCACTGCACATGTTTCCGTGCATCTACTGCCGCTCGGCCTTCCCCAATCAATCGAAACTCACCCGCCACCTGCTGACGCACTCGCTGAAGACGCTCGAGTACCGCGAACCAGCCACCACGGCACTACTCCATTCGCATCTGCTGGGCGATCTCAATATGGCCGCCGCCGGCCTATCATCGCCATTCGCCTTCCAGATGAACGCCGCCGCCATGGCGGCCACTTCCGGCAGCGATACACAGGAGCAGGTGGCTGCATTGGCCGCCGCCTTTGGCATCGATATGGAGGCGGCCCTCTCATTGGCCAGCACCGGCTGTACGTTCCAAAGTTTGACGGCCAGCTGCCTGGAGGCAAGTGCTGGCGCCgtcggtggcggtggcggtggcggcggacAGGGTGCGGTATCACGCTCGGCGACTTCCGCCGGAAATGGCGGTGGCCTAATGCTCGGCAGCGGCAGTGGCGGTAGTGGCAGTGGCTCGGGGGCTGCAGCGGCAACGGGTGGCAGCGGCtgtggtggcggcggcggtaCCGCCACATCCGGCTCCTTGTCGCCATCCACatccgccgcagcagcagcagcggcggccgCTGCACAATCGCAATCAGCGGCGCTGCTGGGCGCCGCGTCCAGTGATCCGAATAGTGTTGTCATGTGTAAGTTCTGTGCTAAAAGTTTTCCCGATGTTACATCACTGATCACGCATTTGTCGGTACATACAGGTGATCGACCATTTAAATGTGAGTTTTGTGGCAAAGCGTTTAAGCTGCGCCACCACATGAAAGATCATTGTCGCGTGCACACCG GCGAACGGCCGTTCAGATGTAATATGTGCGGGAAAACTTTCTCGCGCTCAACGATACTCAAGGCGCACGAGAAAACGCATTTTCCCAAGTACGTGCGCAAGTTTTTGTCACCCAGCAGCCCGGTCGATACAAAGGATGAGTTGCCGCAATAG